The genomic interval TCGGCCTCCCGTTCCCGCTGCGCGACACCCCGACCCCGGCACGGGATGCGGTCGAGCGGGTACGGGAGCGGTTCCGCGCGCACGGCTTGATGGCCTACTGAACGGGTGTGAAGCGGTCGATCAGGTAGCGAGCCGCACCGGTCAGGGCCTGCGGAGGGAAACGAGCCTCCGCGACAAGGCCGGAGCCGTCCGACCGGAGCGCCTCCCGGAGACGCCGGCATGGTGTTACGGCAAGTCGGCAGCCTGCCGCTGTCATGGTGCAGCCCGGTCTAACCGGTGTTGGTCGTGAGCCAGCGACGGTACGCCGCCACTGCCGTCGGCAGGGTCGGGAAGATCAGATCCGGACCCACGGAGTCCGCCAGGCCGTACGCCTCCAAGTCGTCCAAGAGGTCCTGCTTGACCCGGGCCAGGGCGAACACGACGCCACGGCCGGTGAGTTCACGCCGGAGTTCATCGACCGCGTCGAGGGCGGTGGCGACGATGAGCACCCCCAGCGCGGGCAGTACGAGTCGGGGCAGCTCGCCCGGATCCGGCCACGCGAGGGTGGGCAGGCCCGACGGGACCTCGCCGATCACCTTGACGCCGTACCGCTCGTCGAGGTCGAGGGAGACCACGGCGGCCGTGGTGAGGACCACGGCAAGGAGCGGGCCGGGCACGGCACGGACGTATCGCGACACCGTGAACAGGAACGCGAGCACGGCGGCGGAGAGGGCGACGGTGGCCGTGTGGGCGTCAGCCACGTGCCGTACGAAGGACCAGAGTTGGGGGAAGAACTCCGAGCCGGTCGTCTTCACGCCGGTGAGCTTGGGCAGTTGGTCGACCATCATGATCAGAGCCACGCCCGCCAGGTACCCGATCAGGACCGGTCGGGAGAGCAGGTCCGCGAGGAAACCGAGCCGTACGGCCCGCGCCAGTAGGCACAGCAGTCCGACCGTGACGGCGAGCGTGGCCGCCAGGGCGGCGTAGCGCGCCGGACTGCCGGCGGCCAGCGGGGCGACCACGGTGGCGGTCATCAGCGCGGTCGTGGACTCGGGACCGACGGAGAGCAGGCGCGAGGAGCCGAATAGCGCGTACAGAGCGAGGGCGGGCAGGATCGCCCACAGCCCGGTGACCGGCGGGAGCCCTGCCACCCCCGCGTACGCCATGACCTGCGGCACCAGGTACGCGGCCACGGTGACACCGGCCAGCAGGTCGCCCCTCAGCCAGGTGCGCCGGTATCCGAGGAGGGCGACGACTCCGGGCACGAGGTCACGCCACCTAGGAGCTTTTCTGCCCGCGTCCTGCGACATGCGCCGCCCTTCTCCGTTCGATCGGTCTCAGGATCCCCCGACAGTCACCCCCTCGCGACAGATGAGCCGTGCCCGTCGCGTCGAAGGCCGAGCATGCACCCCAACGGCCCATGAGCACAGGGCCGTTCAGCCCTGCACCCGCGGACCTTCGGCATCCGGTGGCCACCGCCGCACGAGACGACAGTGAGGGACGTCAGATAACGAACGGACTCACCCTCCTTGAAGGGATCACCACCATGGCCGTGCACGAGCACCCTCACCGGAGCTCCGGCTTCCACCTGTCGTCCTTCCGCAGGAACCGGACCGCCTCCGCATCCGAGTCCGGCGTGTCGGCACTCAGCGCCACGCACACCGCGCAGGCCTACGTCCTCGCGTCCCTGCGCCTGCTCACCGGGTTCGTCTTCCTGTGGGCCTTCCTCGACAAGACCTTCGGCTTCGGCTACGCGACTCCGTCCGGCAAGGGCTGGATCGACGGCGGCTCGCCGACCAAGGGTTTCCTCAGTGGTGTCGTCGCCGGACCGATGGAGTCCACGTTCCACTCCTGGGCCGGGGACCCGTGGGCGGACTGGCTGTTCATGCTCGGTCTGCTCGGGATCGGTGTCGCGCTCATCGCCGGTGTGGCGATGCGGTTCGCGGCCGTGGCCGGCACCGCGATGACGGCGCTGATGTGGGTCGCCGAGTGGCCGCCCGCCCAGCACCTCTCCGACGGTTCGCCGAGCATGTCGACGAACCCCTTCGTGGACTACCACCTCATCTACGCGGTCGTCCTGATCGCCCTGGTCGCCGCCTCTGCCGGCGACACCTTCGGTCTCGGCAAGTTCTGGGCCAAGCTCCCCCTCGTCCGCCACAGCCGCTGGCTGCGGTGACCGCGGGAGGCGCGGCGGGCCCCATCAAGGGCAAGCGAGGGTCCGCCGCGCCAAGGCGGGCCTGGGCCGGTCGGCCCATGGCAGGGACCTGCGGCCCCTGCCATGGGCCTCATCCGAAGACGAAGCTCGAATTGGGAAAACCCCCGATTCAGGAGGTGGAGATCATGACCCGCACCGTCACCGTCGGTCTCGACGGCTCGAGTGAGAGCCGCGCGGCGGCCGAGTGGGCGGCCCGCGAGGCACAGTTGCTCGGACTGCCACTGAAGCTGGTGCATGTCTGGGAGCCGGTGCCGGCCCCCATGGCGCAGGCGCCGCTTCTGGGCGCCGAGACCCATCAGCACTGGGCCGAGAGGATTCCCCGCGAGGCGGCCGAAGGTGTCCGTCTGCGCCACCCCGGCCTCGACGTCGCCACCGAGCAGCTGTCCGGCCGTCCCGCCGACATGCTGGCAGACGCGGCGAAGGACGCCGAGCTGCTGGTGCTGGGCTCGCGCGGTCTGAGCGGGATCGGTGGATTCATGGTCGGCTCCGTCGCTCTGTCGGCCGTGGCCCACGCCGAACGGCCGGTCGTCCTGGTCCGGGCCGGTGAGCAGGCCGCCGACGAGCACGAGATGGACCCGGCCGGCATCCCGTCCGCCGTCACCCCGTTCCGGCCCGTCGTCCTCGGCCTCGACGTCGAGAGCCCGGACGAGGAGCTGATCGAGTTCGCGTTCGCGGCCGCCGCCCGCCGGAGCACCTCCCTGCGGGTGGTCCACGCCTGGAACCCCCCGCCGTACTACGCCTACGGGCTCTCCGTCGACCTGGAACTCCACGGAGAACTGGCCCGGCGCGAGGCCACCACCCTGGCGGAGGTCCTGCGGCCGTGGCACAAGAAGTTCCCGGACGTCGAGGTCACCGAGGAGTCCTCCTACGGCAGCCCCGGCAACCACCTCGTCGACGCCTCCCGTGAGGCCTCCCTGGTCGTGGTGGGCCGCCGGATCCGCCGCGCCGCGCTCGGCGCCCACATCGGCCCCGTCACCCACGCCGTCCTGCACCACTCCACCGCGCCCATCGCTGTCGTCCCGCACAACTGACTTGGAAGATCTGAGGAGTTGAACCATGAAGGCAGCGGTCGTACGAGCCTTCGGCGAGCCCCTGGTCATCGAGGAACGCCCCGACCCCGAACCCGGCCCCGGCCAGGTCCGGGTCCGTGTCGAAGCCTCCGGGCTCTGCCACACCGACATCCACGCCGCCCGCGGCGACTGGCCCGTCAAGCCGAACCCACCCTTCGTGCCCGGCCACGAGGGCGTGGGCCTGGTCGAAAAGCTCGGCGCGGGGGTCGCCCACCTGTCCGTCGGACAGCGGGTCGCCGTGCCCTGGCTGGGCAAGGCCTGCGGGCGGTGCGAGCACTGCCTGTCCGGCTGGGAGACGCTGTGTGAGGGGCAGATCAACACCGGCTACGGCTGCGACGGCGGCTACGCCGAGAAGATGCTGGCCTGGGCCGACTTCGCCCAGCCGGTGCCGGACGGCGTCACCGCCGTCGACGCCGCCCCGCTGACCTGCGCCGGCGTGACCACGTACAAGGCCCTGAAGGTGGCCGGCGTGCGGCCCACGCAACTCGTCGCGATCTCCGGCGTCGGCGGACTCGGGCACCTCGCGGTGCAGTACGCGAAGATCGTCGGAGCGCAGGTCGCGGCGATCGACGTCACCGACGAGAAGCTCGACCTCGCCGCCGAACTCGGCGCGGACCTGGTGATCGACGCCCGCAAGGACGACGTGGGCGAGGCCCTCAAGCGGTACGGCGGGGCCCACGCTGCGATCGCTCTGGCCGTGAACGAGGAAGCGTTCACCGCGGTCAAC from Streptomyces sp. CC0208 carries:
- a CDS encoding SulP family inorganic anion transporter produces the protein MSQDAGRKAPRWRDLVPGVVALLGYRRTWLRGDLLAGVTVAAYLVPQVMAYAGVAGLPPVTGLWAILPALALYALFGSSRLLSVGPESTTALMTATVVAPLAAGSPARYAALAATLAVTVGLLCLLARAVRLGFLADLLSRPVLIGYLAGVALIMMVDQLPKLTGVKTTGSEFFPQLWSFVRHVADAHTATVALSAAVLAFLFTVSRYVRAVPGPLLAVVLTTAAVVSLDLDERYGVKVIGEVPSGLPTLAWPDPGELPRLVLPALGVLIVATALDAVDELRRELTGRGVVFALARVKQDLLDDLEAYGLADSVGPDLIFPTLPTAVAAYRRWLTTNTG
- a CDS encoding DoxX family protein, encoding MAVHEHPHRSSGFHLSSFRRNRTASASESGVSALSATHTAQAYVLASLRLLTGFVFLWAFLDKTFGFGYATPSGKGWIDGGSPTKGFLSGVVAGPMESTFHSWAGDPWADWLFMLGLLGIGVALIAGVAMRFAAVAGTAMTALMWVAEWPPAQHLSDGSPSMSTNPFVDYHLIYAVVLIALVAASAGDTFGLGKFWAKLPLVRHSRWLR
- a CDS encoding universal stress protein; translated protein: MTRTVTVGLDGSSESRAAAEWAAREAQLLGLPLKLVHVWEPVPAPMAQAPLLGAETHQHWAERIPREAAEGVRLRHPGLDVATEQLSGRPADMLADAAKDAELLVLGSRGLSGIGGFMVGSVALSAVAHAERPVVLVRAGEQAADEHEMDPAGIPSAVTPFRPVVLGLDVESPDEELIEFAFAAAARRSTSLRVVHAWNPPPYYAYGLSVDLELHGELARREATTLAEVLRPWHKKFPDVEVTEESSYGSPGNHLVDASREASLVVVGRRIRRAALGAHIGPVTHAVLHHSTAPIAVVPHN
- a CDS encoding zinc-dependent alcohol dehydrogenase — its product is MKAAVVRAFGEPLVIEERPDPEPGPGQVRVRVEASGLCHTDIHAARGDWPVKPNPPFVPGHEGVGLVEKLGAGVAHLSVGQRVAVPWLGKACGRCEHCLSGWETLCEGQINTGYGCDGGYAEKMLAWADFAQPVPDGVTAVDAAPLTCAGVTTYKALKVAGVRPTQLVAISGVGGLGHLAVQYAKIVGAQVAAIDVTDEKLDLAAELGADLVIDARKDDVGEALKRYGGAHAAIALAVNEEAFTAVNSGLRRGGKLVMVALPAHGTIRVPIFDTVLNGTSVIGSIVGTRQDLAEVFQLHAAGRTRVISETRPLASVNESIEDVLRGQVRARIVFDLGAGR